One Algibacter sp. L3A6 genomic region harbors:
- a CDS encoding ABC transporter ATP-binding protein encodes MKKNILSITDLSIAFNGNEVIHNISFNLKENEILGIVGESGSGKSVSSLAILGLLPKKISKITSGNILFNNEDLTKLSSKAFQNIRGKKIAMIFQEPMSSLNPSMTCGKQVQEILLQHTNLSKKESENETLSLFEKVKLPDVKRTYTKYPHEISGGQKQRVMIAMAIACKPDVLIADEPTTALDVTVQKDIIKLLKELQAETKMSIIFITHDLALISEIANHVLVMFRGNLVEEGLVKTIFKNPQHNYTKALINSRPSLDTRLKTLPTIKDFLEDTTSTEIVTDHDRQVNHEKIYSQTPLLEVINVEKEYLSSAGFFKKATSFKAVNNVSFKLYPGETLGLVGESGCGKSTLGNAILQLDKATAGQILYNGIDITKLDKTETRKLRKDIQIIFQDPYSSLNPRMPVGEAIMEPMKVHGLFNSTKERKEKVIDILNRVGLSEDYFNRYPHEFSGGQRQRIGIARTIALQPKLIVCDESVSALDISVQAQVLNLLNELKKDFGFTYIFISHDLAVVKYMSDQLLVMNKGQIEELDDADTIYKAPKKDYTKKLIEAIPKGI; translated from the coding sequence ATGAAGAAAAACATACTTAGCATAACCGATTTATCCATTGCATTTAATGGCAACGAAGTCATCCATAACATATCTTTCAACCTAAAGGAAAATGAAATTTTAGGTATTGTAGGCGAATCGGGTTCAGGGAAATCGGTATCCTCATTAGCCATTTTAGGCTTACTTCCGAAGAAAATTTCTAAAATAACCTCAGGAAACATTCTCTTTAATAATGAAGATTTAACCAAACTATCATCCAAAGCATTTCAAAATATAAGAGGTAAAAAAATAGCCATGATTTTTCAAGAACCAATGAGTTCTTTAAATCCGTCTATGACTTGTGGCAAGCAAGTACAAGAAATTCTTTTACAGCACACCAATTTATCTAAAAAAGAATCCGAAAACGAAACGCTATCTTTATTCGAAAAAGTAAAGCTACCCGACGTAAAACGCACCTACACCAAATATCCACACGAAATATCTGGAGGCCAAAAACAACGCGTTATGATTGCGATGGCTATTGCATGTAAACCCGATGTTTTAATTGCCGACGAACCTACAACAGCACTAGATGTTACCGTACAAAAAGATATAATAAAACTTCTAAAAGAACTACAGGCTGAAACCAAAATGAGTATTATTTTCATTACTCACGATTTGGCTTTAATCTCCGAAATAGCGAACCATGTTTTGGTTATGTTTAGAGGGAACTTAGTTGAAGAAGGCTTAGTTAAAACTATATTCAAAAACCCACAACACAATTACACCAAAGCATTAATTAACTCGCGTCCATCATTAGATACACGCCTAAAAACCTTACCAACAATAAAAGATTTTTTGGAAGACACAACCTCTACCGAAATTGTAACCGACCATGACAGGCAAGTAAATCATGAAAAAATTTATAGCCAAACACCGTTATTAGAAGTTATTAATGTTGAAAAAGAATATTTATCTAGTGCTGGATTCTTTAAAAAAGCGACATCTTTTAAAGCCGTAAATAATGTAAGTTTCAAATTATATCCTGGTGAAACATTAGGATTAGTAGGTGAATCTGGCTGCGGAAAATCGACACTTGGTAACGCTATCCTTCAATTAGATAAAGCCACGGCAGGACAAATTTTGTATAACGGTATTGATATCACAAAATTAGATAAAACTGAAACTAGAAAACTTAGAAAAGATATTCAAATTATATTCCAAGATCCTTACTCCTCATTAAATCCAAGAATGCCAGTTGGAGAAGCCATTATGGAACCTATGAAAGTTCATGGACTATTCAACTCTACTAAAGAAAGGAAAGAAAAAGTTATTGATATTTTAAACCGTGTTGGTCTATCTGAAGATTATTTTAATAGATATCCTCACGAATTTTCTGGCGGGCAGCGCCAACGTATTGGTATTGCGCGCACCATTGCTTTACAACCCAAACTTATTGTTTGCGACGAGTCTGTTTCTGCACTTGACATATCAGTACAAGCACAAGTTTTAAACCTATTAAATGAGCTAAAAAAAGATTTCGGTTTTACTTATATCTTTATTTCACACGATTTAGCCGTTGTAAAGTATATGAGCGACCAATTATTAGTTATGAATAAAGGTCAAATTGAAGAATTGGACGATGCCGATACTATCTACAAAGCTCCAAAAAAGGATTATACAAAAAAGCTTATTGAAGCTATTCCGAAAGGGATTTAA
- a CDS encoding CoA transferase subunit A, which yields MINKKVANVDAALNGVKENMTFMLGGFGLSGIPENAIAKLVKLGVHGLTCISNNAGVDDFGLGLLLQKKQIKKMISSYVGENDEFERQMLSGELDVELIPQGTLAERCRAAQAGFPAIYTPAGYGTEVAEGKETREFDGKMYVLEHAFKADFAFVKAWKGDAAGNLIFKGTARNFNPVMCGAAKITVAEVEELVPLGSLDPNQIHIPGIFVQRIFQGERYEKRIEQRTVRPRV from the coding sequence ATGATAAATAAGAAAGTAGCTAATGTTGATGCCGCGCTAAATGGTGTAAAAGAAAATATGACCTTTATGCTAGGCGGATTTGGATTGAGTGGCATTCCCGAAAATGCTATAGCTAAGTTAGTAAAACTTGGAGTTCATGGTTTAACCTGTATTTCTAATAATGCAGGTGTTGATGATTTTGGATTGGGTTTACTACTTCAAAAAAAACAGATTAAAAAAATGATTTCTTCTTATGTTGGCGAAAATGATGAATTTGAACGCCAAATGCTTTCTGGAGAACTCGATGTTGAACTTATTCCGCAAGGTACATTAGCTGAAAGATGTCGAGCTGCTCAAGCGGGATTCCCTGCTATTTACACACCTGCAGGTTATGGAACCGAAGTAGCCGAAGGTAAAGAAACGAGAGAATTTGATGGTAAAATGTATGTGTTAGAGCATGCGTTTAAAGCCGATTTTGCTTTTGTTAAGGCCTGGAAAGGCGATGCCGCAGGTAATTTGATTTTTAAAGGAACCGCTCGAAATTTTAATCCGGTAATGTGTGGTGCTGCAAAAATTACTGTTGCTGAGGTTGAAGAGTTGGTGCCACTAGGAAGCTTAGATCCGAATCAAATTCATATTCCTGGTATTTTTGTACAGCGTATTTTTCAAGGAGAACGTTATGAGAAACGAATTGAGCAACGCACAGTAAGACCGCGCGTTTAA
- a CDS encoding DUF4442 domain-containing protein, producing the protein MYRTITKIAKRFFTDAQIYKYGFNWSPMYRRSTGRLLKVSEDLMYVKIKIPLSIKNRNFVGTIFGGSLFSATDPIYMIQLMNILGDDYVVWDKSATINFKRPAKETVFAEFIFSEEDLNLIKTEVSKNGEFNLVKTPNIVDKNGTIIAELSKTIYVADKVFYKNKRKRKTNSPA; encoded by the coding sequence ATGTACAGAACCATAACAAAGATTGCAAAACGTTTTTTTACCGATGCTCAAATTTATAAATACGGGTTCAACTGGTCTCCAATGTACAGAAGATCTACAGGTCGATTACTTAAGGTTTCGGAAGATTTAATGTACGTTAAAATTAAAATCCCGTTAAGTATTAAAAACCGAAATTTTGTAGGTACTATTTTTGGCGGTAGCCTATTTTCGGCAACCGACCCGATTTACATGATTCAGCTCATGAATATTCTTGGAGACGACTATGTAGTTTGGGATAAAAGCGCCACCATAAATTTTAAACGCCCTGCAAAAGAAACCGTGTTTGCAGAATTTATTTTTTCCGAAGAAGATTTAAATCTTATTAAAACTGAAGTTTCTAAAAATGGAGAATTCAACTTGGTAAAAACCCCAAACATTGTAGATAAAAACGGTACTATTATCGCCGAATTATCAAAAACTATTTATGTTGCCGATAAAGTATTTTACAAAAATAAACGAAAACGTAAAACGAATTCTCCCGCTTAA
- a CDS encoding CoA transferase subunit B gives MLDKIGIAKRIAKEVQDGYYVNLGIGIPTLVANYVREDIEVEFQSENGVLGMGPFPFEGEEDADVINAGKQTITALPGASFFDSALSFAMIRGQHVDLTILGAMEVAENGDIANWKIPGRMVKGMGGAMDLVASAENIIVAMMHTNKKGESKLLKKCTLPLTGVGCVKRIVTNLAVLEVTAVGFKLLERAPGVSVEDIKNATEGTLIIDGDIPEMQF, from the coding sequence ATGTTAGATAAAATAGGTATAGCAAAGCGCATTGCAAAAGAAGTTCAGGATGGTTATTACGTTAATTTAGGAATTGGTATTCCAACGTTGGTAGCGAATTATGTTAGAGAAGATATAGAGGTCGAATTTCAAAGTGAAAACGGCGTTTTAGGCATGGGACCTTTCCCTTTTGAGGGAGAAGAAGATGCCGATGTTATAAATGCAGGAAAACAAACTATAACGGCTTTACCTGGGGCTAGCTTTTTCGATTCGGCTTTGAGTTTCGCAATGATTCGTGGTCAGCATGTCGATTTAACTATTCTAGGTGCTATGGAAGTGGCCGAAAATGGAGATATTGCAAACTGGAAGATTCCGGGGCGTATGGTTAAAGGCATGGGAGGAGCGATGGATTTGGTAGCAAGTGCCGAAAATATTATTGTTGCCATGATGCATACTAATAAAAAAGGTGAGTCTAAACTTCTTAAAAAATGTACGTTGCCGTTAACAGGTGTTGGATGTGTTAAAAGAATTGTAACCAACCTTGCTGTGTTAGAAGTAACAGCGGTAGGGTTTAAACTTTTAGAACGGGCTCCAGGTGTTTCTGTAGAAGACATAAAGAACGCAACAGAAGGCACTTTAATTATTGATGGAGACATACCAGAGATGCAATTTTAA
- a CDS encoding serine hydrolase domain-containing protein — protein sequence MTFLKKLIKWLAIIIVLLIAVLYITDTDYLIKAVRTIYLKGHTTAFLEDYKELDNRVIETDTPIPWPNHTDYNSVKETETLSEINSQNGTIAYVIIKNDSIWFENYYDSFSANSPSNSFSMAKSYVSGLLGKAIQEGYIKNLDQPVCDFLPEFCDGLAETMTVGDLSSMASGTNWDEAYYSPLSITTRAYFDDDLAKVTNSLKVVDTPGQSFIYASGDTQMLAMVIEKATGKKLYNYLTESFWKPLNSENSTLWQVDSETHDLVKAYCCIASNAKDFARFGKLYKDHGKWNGKQILDSAFVAKSIKPRFKNSPEYGYGWWLRTIKDKHFFMMRGHLGQYVIVEPNDNLIIVRLGHSKGPIKTVATFTDDISVYINEAYKMLEK from the coding sequence ATGACATTCCTTAAAAAACTTATTAAATGGCTCGCCATAATAATCGTTCTACTTATTGCTGTACTTTATATCACCGATACAGACTACTTAATAAAAGCCGTTAGAACCATATATCTAAAAGGCCACACCACAGCTTTTCTAGAAGATTATAAAGAACTAGATAACAGAGTGATTGAAACGGACACACCTATCCCTTGGCCAAACCATACAGATTATAATTCTGTAAAAGAGACCGAAACGCTATCTGAAATCAATTCGCAAAACGGAACCATTGCCTACGTGATTATTAAAAACGATAGTATTTGGTTCGAAAATTACTACGACAGTTTTAGCGCAAACTCACCATCAAATTCCTTTTCGATGGCCAAAAGCTATGTGTCGGGACTTTTAGGTAAAGCGATACAAGAGGGTTATATAAAAAATTTAGACCAACCAGTTTGCGATTTTTTACCTGAATTTTGTGACGGATTAGCAGAAACCATGACGGTTGGAGATTTATCTAGTATGGCTTCTGGCACTAATTGGGACGAAGCCTACTACTCGCCTCTATCTATTACAACACGTGCTTATTTTGATGACGACCTAGCGAAAGTAACAAACAGTCTAAAGGTTGTAGATACTCCTGGACAGTCTTTTATATACGCTAGTGGAGACACACAAATGTTAGCCATGGTGATAGAAAAAGCTACGGGCAAAAAACTCTATAATTATTTAACCGAAAGCTTCTGGAAACCTTTAAATTCTGAAAACTCAACCTTATGGCAGGTCGATAGCGAAACTCACGATTTAGTAAAAGCCTATTGCTGTATAGCGAGTAATGCTAAAGATTTTGCGCGCTTTGGTAAACTTTACAAAGACCATGGAAAATGGAACGGCAAACAAATTTTAGACTCCGCTTTTGTGGCAAAATCAATTAAACCACGCTTTAAAAACAGTCCGGAATATGGTTATGGTTGGTGGCTAAGAACAATAAAAGATAAACACTTTTTTATGATGCGTGGCCACTTAGGGCAGTACGTTATTGTAGAACCAAACGATAATTTAATAATAGTAAGGTTAGGACACTCTAAAGGGCCAATAAAAACAGTAGCTACGTTTACCGACGATATTTCTGTGTATATAAACGAAGCCTATAAAATGCTAGAAAAATGA
- a CDS encoding 3'-5' exonuclease, translated as MIRKLNLENILFLDIETVPETQYFSDLDETKQALWEHKSKYQRKEDETAEEFYNRAGIWAEFGKIVCISVGYFKITDESRSFRTTSFHGEEVKLLTDFKTLLNTHFNQAKHLLCGHNGKEFDFPFIARRMIINDIEIPQKLNLFGKKPWEVPHLDTLELWKFGDYKTYTSLKLLTSVLGIPSPKDDIDGSEVYRVFYEEKEIDRIVTYCEKDTIAVAQIFLRLRGDAILTNDEIIHI; from the coding sequence ATGATACGTAAACTTAACTTAGAAAACATTTTATTTCTGGATATTGAAACTGTTCCGGAAACACAATATTTCTCTGATTTAGATGAAACAAAACAAGCGCTTTGGGAACACAAATCGAAATACCAGCGCAAAGAAGATGAAACCGCCGAAGAATTTTATAACCGCGCCGGAATTTGGGCAGAGTTTGGTAAAATAGTTTGTATTTCGGTGGGCTATTTTAAAATCACGGATGAGTCACGAAGTTTTAGAACAACTTCTTTCCATGGCGAAGAAGTTAAACTTTTAACTGATTTTAAAACCCTATTAAACACTCATTTTAATCAAGCAAAACACTTACTTTGCGGTCACAATGGTAAAGAATTCGATTTTCCGTTTATTGCTAGACGCATGATTATAAACGATATTGAAATACCACAAAAATTAAATTTATTTGGTAAAAAACCTTGGGAAGTACCACATCTAGATACTCTAGAATTATGGAAATTTGGTGATTATAAAACCTATACCTCCTTAAAGCTATTAACTAGCGTATTAGGTATTCCGTCTCCAAAAGATGATATTGATGGTAGCGAGGTTTATCGTGTATTTTACGAAGAAAAAGAAATTGATAGAATTGTAACATATTGCGAAAAAGATACCATTGCTGTGGCACAGATATTTTTACGATTACGAGGTGATGCCATTTTAACAAACGACGAAATTATTCATATTTAA
- a CDS encoding methylated-DNA--[protein]-cysteine S-methyltransferase, which produces METCIIKSPLGFTKIVGDVDGITQVTVLNSEEKETDIIPIELEECATQLQEYFEGIRTEFSLKLNAQGTDFQKRVWDALEQIPHGKTTSYLDLSKELGDVKAIRAVANANGKNPLWIIVPCHRVIGSNGSLTGYAGGLHRKKWLIEHESPYKQQSLF; this is translated from the coding sequence ATGGAAACCTGCATCATCAAATCACCTTTGGGTTTCACCAAAATAGTTGGCGATGTAGATGGTATTACTCAGGTAACGGTTTTAAATTCTGAAGAAAAAGAAACCGATATTATCCCTATAGAGCTTGAAGAATGTGCAACGCAACTTCAAGAATATTTTGAAGGCATACGCACAGAGTTCAGTTTAAAACTAAACGCACAAGGCACTGATTTCCAAAAGCGTGTTTGGGATGCCTTAGAGCAAATCCCGCATGGTAAAACCACATCATACCTAGACCTTTCTAAAGAGCTAGGAGATGTAAAAGCCATTAGAGCAGTTGCCAATGCTAACGGTAAAAATCCGCTTTGGATTATTGTACCATGCCATCGTGTTATTGGTAGTAACGGTAGCTTAACAGGTTACGCAGGCGGACTTCACAGAAAAAAATGGCTCATAGAACACGAAAGCCCATACAAACAACAATCGCTTTTTTAG
- the hemB gene encoding porphobilinogen synthase: MYPLRRNRRLRTNEAIRSLVRETVITPNDFLVPLFVVEGKGIKDEIASMPNYFRYSLDLLEGEIKELWSLGLKSVLLFVKVPDNLKDNKGTEALNPNGLMQRAIKTIKNVCPDMLVMTDVALDPYSSFGHDGIVQNGMIINDESAAVLSQMALTHAQAGADFVAPSDMNDGRTLQIRQLLENEGFKNTGIMSYSAKYASAFYGPFRDALDSAPVDLVDVPKDKKTYQMDCGNRIEAIRETLMDIDEGSDIVMVKPGLSYLDILRDIKNEVDVPVAVYQVSGEYAMIKAAAEKGWLNHDQVMMETTMAFKRAGADIIASYFAKDVVKILNG; this comes from the coding sequence ATGTATCCATTACGAAGAAATAGAAGATTGAGAACTAATGAAGCTATTCGTAGCTTAGTTCGTGAAACTGTAATAACTCCAAACGACTTTTTAGTACCACTTTTTGTGGTTGAAGGGAAAGGTATTAAAGATGAAATAGCATCGATGCCAAACTATTTTAGGTATAGTTTAGATTTATTAGAAGGTGAAATAAAAGAACTTTGGAGCCTTGGACTAAAATCGGTTTTACTTTTTGTAAAAGTGCCAGATAACTTAAAAGATAATAAAGGCACTGAAGCTTTAAACCCGAACGGATTAATGCAACGCGCCATTAAAACTATAAAAAACGTTTGTCCGGATATGTTAGTGATGACGGATGTTGCACTAGATCCTTATTCTTCTTTTGGACATGATGGTATTGTACAAAATGGTATGATTATAAACGATGAGTCTGCTGCTGTATTATCGCAAATGGCTTTAACACATGCACAAGCAGGAGCCGATTTTGTTGCGCCTAGTGATATGAATGATGGCAGAACCTTACAAATTCGTCAACTATTAGAAAACGAAGGTTTTAAAAATACGGGGATTATGAGTTATTCAGCAAAATACGCATCGGCTTTTTACGGGCCTTTTCGTGATGCTCTAGACTCGGCTCCTGTTGATTTGGTTGATGTACCAAAAGATAAAAAAACCTACCAAATGGATTGCGGAAATAGAATAGAAGCTATACGCGAAACACTAATGGATATTGATGAAGGATCGGATATTGTTATGGTAAAACCGGGCTTATCTTACCTTGATATTTTAAGAGATATTAAAAATGAAGTAGATGTTCCTGTAGCAGTATATCAAGTTTCTGGCGAATATGCTATGATAAAAGCAGCCGCTGAAAAAGGCTGGTTAAATCACGACCAAGTTATGATGGAAACTACCATGGCTTTTAAACGTGCTGGTGCCGATATTATAGCAAGTTACTTTGCTAAAGATGTCGTGAAAATTTTGAATGGATAA
- a CDS encoding CNNM domain-containing protein — MSALIFWATISVFFSFLCSILEAVLLSVTPTFINVKKQEGKDYALTLETLKKDVDKPLIAILTLNTIAHTLGAMMVGIQAESLPYKIEFWGINTVGVVSAIMTLLILVASEIIPKTIGAMYWKQLANFTSKALVVLIFPLKWTGILWVLQLTTKLIGGKGHGSVLSREGFLVMADMAQEEGVFQENESKIIKNLLTFKEVFAKNVMTPRTVMLAEDQNATVEEFFNRNLNLRFSRIPIFSENPDNITGLVLKDEVFKEMALGNGTKKLSELTRNIIIVDRNLPIPKLFEQLVETRNHMALVVDEYGSVSGLVTMEDVIETLLGLEIMDESDNVSDLQSMARKSWEARAKKLGILDEDSPKN, encoded by the coding sequence ATGAGCGCATTAATTTTCTGGGCAACCATATCCGTTTTCTTTTCTTTTTTATGTTCTATACTCGAGGCCGTTTTACTGAGTGTAACACCCACCTTTATAAATGTTAAAAAGCAAGAAGGCAAAGATTACGCTTTAACGTTAGAAACTTTAAAGAAAGATGTAGATAAACCTCTAATTGCAATTTTAACATTAAACACTATTGCGCATACTTTAGGCGCTATGATGGTGGGGATTCAAGCAGAAAGTTTACCATACAAAATAGAGTTCTGGGGTATTAATACCGTAGGTGTTGTTTCGGCAATTATGACGTTGCTTATTTTAGTGGCTTCGGAAATTATCCCGAAAACAATTGGTGCCATGTACTGGAAACAATTGGCAAATTTTACTTCTAAAGCTTTAGTTGTTTTAATCTTCCCATTAAAATGGACAGGAATTTTATGGGTACTTCAACTTACAACAAAACTTATTGGCGGTAAAGGCCATGGTAGCGTTTTAAGCCGTGAAGGCTTTTTAGTAATGGCCGATATGGCTCAAGAAGAAGGTGTTTTTCAAGAAAATGAAAGTAAAATAATAAAGAATTTATTAACCTTTAAGGAAGTCTTTGCTAAAAACGTGATGACACCAAGAACGGTTATGCTTGCCGAAGATCAAAACGCTACAGTAGAAGAGTTTTTTAACAGAAACTTAAACTTACGTTTTTCTAGAATTCCTATTTTTTCTGAGAACCCAGATAACATTACAGGCTTAGTTTTAAAAGATGAAGTTTTTAAAGAAATGGCTCTAGGAAACGGCACAAAAAAACTATCTGAACTTACAAGAAATATAATAATTGTAGACCGTAATTTACCAATACCAAAACTTTTTGAACAACTTGTAGAAACTAGAAACCATATGGCTTTAGTGGTAGATGAGTACGGATCTGTTAGTGGTTTGGTGACTATGGAAGATGTTATTGAAACACTTTTAGGTTTAGAGATTATGGACGAGAGTGATAACGTATCTGATTTACAATCTATGGCCAGAAAAAGTTGGGAAGCACGAGCTAAAAAACTTGGTATCCTTGACGAAGACAGCCCTAAAAACTAA
- a CDS encoding DEAD/DEAH box helicase family protein translates to MLESFRFLEFNFPWRSYQANLLKHFNTHIEDNHFHVIAPPGSGKTILGIEIIRKLNKKTLVLAPTLTIRNQWENRLQTFFTRDEDFEPFSFDLKAPKDITFSTYQSLHAFYKTFEDKNDYYAFFKKHNIQTLVLDEAHHLKNAWWTCLIDLKENIPFHLVALTATPPYDSDRTEVAKYFKLCGDIDDEIAVPDLVRETDLCPHQDFVYFSKPEDLEINFIVEYREKIARFKDELIEDEAFISFLKAHRFYKSPKYHLEAIYSNTEYFSAILIFLNACGISIEKEKLELLGFESDETIQFPGLQLEWLGVLFQNLLVSDRELLIDHEVYLMRLEKKLRQLDVFRKRRVDFIGENLLYKSLSNSPSKLKSVVDIVKAERENLKEDLRCVILTDYIRKEFLNTQKELINSIGVMPIFQFIRSSCSHKEDLAVLSGSLVIVHKNVLKAFDKIESCDDFSFSSLEIDVDFLVVSSKIKTKNSIVSIITKLFEDGDIKVLVGTKSLLGEGWDAPSINSLILASFIGSFVSSNQMRGRAIRKDADKPDKTGNIWHLACVDITDASGGRDVEVLKRRFDAFVGVTNNDVPFISNGIDRLNFPEHFLEEDIDVLNEVTLKRAKDRSETTKKWQDSIGKGTRLAKDVRLFYIGDKPFTRQRQLYYFDAIRFFVVELMLAVSVFYVEFILRGINLVVQRGVLYFIYAFLAAFLFSFGLKLYRAITLYVKHGYLYKKIQNMGLSILDTMVELNYMTTKKDELIVTSSLVNKGDVSCSLLGGNAYESTVFSKALSEIINPIDSPRYLIIKSSFFRKRLDIENFYPVPEIFGDKKTKAVVFQKHWNTHIGKSKLFYTRHKEGRKLLLKARLAHVHQAFKKVSKEVMVWK, encoded by the coding sequence TTGCTCGAATCGTTTCGATTTTTAGAATTTAACTTTCCTTGGCGAAGTTATCAGGCTAATTTGCTAAAACACTTCAATACTCATATTGAGGATAATCATTTTCATGTTATTGCACCTCCAGGATCTGGGAAAACCATTCTCGGTATTGAAATTATTAGAAAGTTAAACAAGAAAACCTTGGTTTTAGCACCCACCTTAACCATTAGAAATCAATGGGAAAACCGCTTACAAACCTTTTTTACTAGAGATGAAGATTTTGAGCCGTTTTCTTTCGATTTAAAAGCGCCTAAAGATATTACCTTTTCTACTTACCAATCGTTACATGCTTTTTACAAAACGTTCGAAGATAAAAATGATTATTACGCCTTTTTCAAAAAGCATAATATTCAAACATTGGTTTTAGATGAAGCGCATCATTTAAAAAATGCATGGTGGACCTGCTTAATTGATTTAAAAGAAAATATTCCGTTTCATTTAGTGGCCTTAACCGCCACGCCACCTTATGATAGCGATAGAACGGAAGTTGCTAAATACTTTAAGCTTTGTGGAGACATAGACGATGAAATTGCGGTGCCGGACTTGGTTAGAGAAACCGATTTATGTCCTCATCAAGATTTTGTTTACTTTTCTAAACCTGAAGATTTAGAGATTAATTTTATAGTTGAATATAGAGAGAAAATAGCAAGGTTTAAGGATGAATTAATAGAGGATGAAGCTTTTATATCTTTTCTGAAAGCTCATCGTTTTTATAAAAGCCCGAAGTATCATTTAGAAGCTATTTATAGCAATACTGAATATTTTTCGGCGATTCTTATTTTTTTAAATGCCTGCGGAATTAGTATTGAAAAGGAAAAACTTGAACTTCTTGGTTTTGAGAGTGATGAAACAATTCAGTTTCCAGGGCTACAATTAGAATGGTTGGGTGTTTTATTTCAGAATTTATTAGTGTCCGATCGAGAACTTTTGATAGATCACGAAGTTTATTTAATGAGATTGGAAAAGAAACTCCGCCAATTAGATGTGTTTCGAAAAAGAAGAGTAGATTTTATTGGTGAAAATTTGCTGTATAAATCACTCTCAAACAGCCCGAGTAAATTAAAAAGTGTTGTTGATATTGTAAAGGCTGAACGCGAAAATTTAAAAGAAGATTTACGATGCGTTATTTTAACCGATTACATTCGGAAGGAATTTTTAAACACGCAAAAAGAACTTATAAATAGTATTGGTGTTATGCCAATATTTCAATTTATAAGGAGTAGCTGCTCGCATAAAGAAGACCTAGCGGTGCTTTCAGGAAGCTTAGTTATTGTACATAAAAATGTGTTGAAGGCTTTTGATAAGATTGAAAGTTGCGATGATTTTTCATTTTCTTCTTTAGAAATTGATGTCGATTTTTTAGTGGTTTCATCTAAAATTAAAACAAAAAATAGCATTGTAAGTATTATTACAAAACTTTTTGAAGATGGAGATATTAAAGTTCTGGTGGGTACAAAATCGTTGCTTGGTGAAGGTTGGGATGCGCCTTCTATCAATAGTTTAATTTTAGCTTCCTTTATTGGTTCGTTTGTTTCATCTAATCAAATGCGTGGTCGTGCTATTAGAAAAGATGCCGATAAGCCAGATAAAACTGGGAATATTTGGCATTTGGCTTGTGTAGATATTACAGATGCAAGCGGTGGGCGAGATGTTGAAGTTTTAAAGCGACGTTTTGATGCTTTTGTAGGTGTTACTAATAATGATGTTCCGTTTATTTCTAACGGCATTGATCGTTTAAATTTTCCTGAACATTTTTTAGAAGAAGATATTGATGTTTTAAATGAAGTGACTTTAAAACGTGCAAAAGATAGAAGTGAAACAACCAAAAAATGGCAAGACTCTATTGGTAAAGGAACAAGATTAGCCAAAGATGTGAGGCTGTTTTATATAGGCGATAAACCTTTTACTAGACAGCGCCAATTATATTACTTTGATGCCATTCGCTTTTTTGTAGTCGAGTTAATGCTTGCTGTTTCTGTGTTTTATGTCGAGTTTATTCTAAGAGGTATAAACCTTGTTGTACAACGTGGTGTGCTATATTTTATTTATGCCTTTCTAGCTGCTTTTTTATTTTCGTTTGGACTTAAATTATATCGCGCTATAACGCTTTATGTAAAACATGGGTATCTGTATAAAAAGATACAAAATATGGGGCTTTCCATATTGGATACTATGGTTGAATTGAATTATATGACAACGAAAAAAGATGAGCTAATTGTAACATCCAGTCTTGTGAATAAAGGCGATGTATCGTGTAGTTTACTTGGTGGGAATGCTTATGAAAGTACTGTATTCTCTAAAGCATTAAGTGAAATTATAAACCCGATAGATTCACCGAGATATCTTATTATTAAAAGTAGTTTCTTCAGAAAGCGATTAGATATTGAAAACTTTTACCCGGTTCCTGAGATTTTTGGAGATAAAAAAACGAAAGCTGTAGTTTTTCAAAAACATTGGAACACGCATATTGGCAAAAGTAAATTGTTTTACACAAGGCATAAAGAAGGCCGGAAATTACTGTTAAAAGCGCGATTGGCACATGTGCATCAGGCTTTTAAAAAAGTATCAAAAGAGGTGATGGTTTGGAAATAA